From one Rattus norvegicus strain BN/NHsdMcwi chromosome 7, GRCr8, whole genome shotgun sequence genomic stretch:
- the LOC134479607 gene encoding igE-binding protein-like produces the protein KLSMTFPIFETLEGGRVHAPVEYNQIKELAESVRKYGVTANFTLTQLDRLAMTALTPADWRMIAKAALASMGQYMEWKALWYEAAQTQARANATALIPEQQEWTFELLTGQGRFAADQSAYHWGAYAQVSSTAIRAWKALSRRGGIDNQLTKIVQGPQENFSDFVARMTEAAGRIFGDPEQAAPLIEQLVFEQATQECRAAIAPRRNKGLQDWLRVCRELGGPLTNSGLAAAILQSQQHPVKGTDKRSCFQCGKTGHLKRDCRMTKRDRGSATLCVRCGKGYHRADQCRSVRDIKGKLLPPLETRPNEMSKNGLVGPRSQGPQRYGNRFHRATTPAEEVPQEATQNWTCVPPQTSF, from the coding sequence aagctgagtatgacatttcctatctttgagactctggagggaggacgggtccatgcccctgttgaatataatcagattaaggaattagcggaatcagttagaaagtatggagtcacggccaactttactctaacacaactcgacaggttggccatgacagctttgacaccagctgattggcggatgattgctaaggcagcccttgccagcatgggccaatacatggaatggaaagcgctctggtatgaggcagcccaaacacaggccagagcgaatgctacggccttaatacctgagcaacaggaatggactttcgaactcttaacaggacagggccgctttgcagctgatcagtctgcttaccactggggcgcctatgctcaggtctccagcacggctattagagcctggaaggcactgtccaggagaggagggattgataatcaacttacaaaaatcgttcagggaccccaggaaaatttctcagattttgtagctagaatgacagaggctgcaggacgaatctttggcgatcctgaacaagcagcaccgcttatagaacagctcgttttcgagcaagccacccaggagtgccgagcagccatagccccccgaagaaataaagggctacaggattggcttagagtttgcagggaacttggagggccccttactaactcaggcctggcGGCCGCCATTCTCCAGTCCCAGCAACACCCCGTTAAAGGGACggataaaagatcatgctttcaatgtgggaaaacaggccatctaaaaagagactgcaggatgacaaaaagagacagggggtctgcaaccctctgtgtccgatgtggcaaaggctaccatagggctgaccagtgccgatcagtgagagacattaaaggcaaactactccctcctttggagactcgacctaatgagatgtcaaaaaacgggctggtgggcccccggtcccagggccctcaaagatatgggaaccgctttcacagggccacgaccccggcagaggaggtcccccaagaggcgacacaaaattggacctgcgtgccgcctcagacttctttctaa